The following are encoded in a window of Fretibacter rubidus genomic DNA:
- a CDS encoding glycoside hydrolase family 105 protein, whose translation MHISLKTALMASCLSLAVVACSPRENKTMASSNTATEKVLPKMTDAASYGKAAAEWQLNTIHDLSYLPGRIPQSSYNRGWVKGAFYIGLERFAEKTGNQEWLDLLLNESYENGFEMGHRYWHGDDQIMGTIYAGAIERGADVELLKPTTDILDAIIAKNYDSSLEFVEPKDAQVGVEGTCQVRWCWADAIFMAPPAWAAISNVTGDPKYRDYAVKETDATIEYLYDDETGLFFRDSRYFDRKTKNGGKVMWSRGNGWVYAGLARLIEELPADNPSRAGYVELYKSMTDALISRQREDGYWPTSLDDAALFPNPEMSGTAFFTFGIAWGINQGILDGEKYVAARDLGWSAMKAGVKEDGMVGWVQQIGKDPQGTDKFDSQLYGVGGFLLTAAEMIEAGE comes from the coding sequence ATGCACATTTCCCTAAAAACGGCCCTTATGGCCTCCTGCCTTAGCCTTGCTGTCGTGGCCTGTAGCCCTCGTGAGAATAAAACGATGGCAAGCTCAAACACGGCGACAGAGAAAGTCCTGCCCAAAATGACCGACGCCGCGAGCTACGGCAAAGCCGCTGCAGAATGGCAATTAAACACAATTCATGACTTGTCTTATTTGCCGGGCCGGATTCCGCAGAGCAGCTATAATCGCGGCTGGGTTAAAGGCGCGTTTTATATCGGTTTGGAACGTTTTGCGGAAAAGACGGGCAATCAGGAATGGCTCGATTTGCTGCTTAACGAATCTTATGAAAACGGATTTGAGATGGGTCACCGCTATTGGCACGGTGATGATCAAATCATGGGCACAATCTACGCAGGCGCGATCGAGCGCGGCGCAGACGTTGAGCTGTTAAAGCCGACCACAGATATTCTTGATGCGATTATCGCCAAAAATTATGACAGCTCTTTGGAATTCGTAGAGCCTAAAGATGCTCAGGTCGGCGTAGAGGGTACATGCCAGGTGCGGTGGTGCTGGGCCGACGCCATCTTTATGGCGCCGCCTGCATGGGCCGCCATCAGTAACGTCACAGGCGACCCGAAATACCGCGACTACGCCGTGAAAGAAACAGACGCGACGATTGAGTATTTATATGATGATGAAACGGGCCTCTTTTTCCGCGACAGCCGGTATTTTGACAGAAAAACGAAAAACGGCGGCAAAGTCATGTGGAGCCGCGGTAATGGCTGGGTCTATGCCGGTCTTGCGCGTCTGATTGAAGAACTGCCGGCCGACAATCCGAGCCGAGCCGGCTATGTTGAGCTTTACAAGTCCATGACCGACGCCTTGATTTCGCGCCAGCGCGAAGACGGTTACTGGCCAACATCGCTAGATGATGCAGCCCTGTTTCCAAATCCGGAAATGAGCGGCACAGCCTTTTTTACCTTCGGCATTGCTTGGGGCATTAATCAGGGCATCTTAGACGGCGAAAAATATGTTGCCGCGCGCGATTTGGGATGGAGCGCTATGAAGGCCGGCGTAAAAGAAGACGGCATGGTCGGCTGGGTTCAGCAAATCGGCAAAGACCCACAGGGAACCGACAAATTCGATTCGCAGCTTTACGGCGTTGGCGGCTTCCTGCTGACGGCGGCTGAGATGATTGAGGCTGGAGAGTAA
- a CDS encoding FadR/GntR family transcriptional regulator translates to MPDKLVHHRVAKQLLALIDSGVYAPGSRLPSERELATQFGVGRGAVRNAEKMLEMQGHIEIKVGSGVYVLGTPSLHLNVMPNVSPLELTEARALFEAESAALAAPIITDETIAELEHYISIMTIKQKSEMTPDDADAAFHKAIARATNNNMIIFVIDTMWTLRAENFELQKVYRKVCDSEPSHREGEHHAILEAFKQRDSNAARKAMRAHFTRIIEALLDSSEQEAYEKVEAQVSTSRERFLLTTQIG, encoded by the coding sequence ATGCCAGATAAACTTGTTCATCACCGGGTTGCAAAGCAATTATTAGCCTTAATCGACTCTGGGGTTTATGCGCCTGGAAGCAGGCTACCGAGCGAGCGCGAATTAGCCACACAGTTTGGCGTTGGCCGCGGGGCCGTTCGTAATGCGGAAAAGATGCTCGAGATGCAGGGGCATATTGAAATCAAAGTGGGATCTGGTGTTTACGTACTTGGTACGCCCTCCCTTCACCTCAACGTTATGCCCAATGTAAGCCCTCTCGAATTGACAGAAGCACGGGCTTTATTTGAAGCGGAATCAGCCGCGCTCGCAGCTCCGATTATAACGGATGAGACGATAGCCGAATTAGAACATTATATCTCAATAATGACCATCAAACAGAAAAGCGAGATGACGCCCGATGACGCAGATGCCGCCTTTCACAAAGCCATAGCCCGCGCAACAAACAACAATATGATTATATTCGTTATTGATACCATGTGGACATTGCGAGCTGAAAATTTCGAATTACAAAAAGTGTATAGGAAAGTGTGTGATAGCGAACCTTCTCACCGGGAAGGTGAGCACCATGCAATTTTGGAGGCTTTTAAGCAGCGAGATTCTAATGCCGCGCGCAAGGCTATGAGGGCACACTTTACCCGCATAATTGAAGCTCTCCTCGATAGCTCAGAACAAGAGGCTTATGAGAAAGTTGAGGCTCAAGTATCTACTAGTCGAGAGCGCTTCCTACTTACAACCCAAATAGGCTAA
- a CDS encoding L-rhamnose mutarotase, which translates to MASYAWILGIRPGYEDEYLKRHDEIWPEMTQALKDSGIKNYNIFKHGLDLFGYFETDDLEATQKFLAKNDVNIRWADYMAPIMKVDIDPSTEFPFLLPRVFHHT; encoded by the coding sequence ATGGCTTCATATGCATGGATACTAGGCATCAGGCCCGGTTATGAAGATGAATATCTTAAGCGTCATGACGAAATATGGCCCGAAATGACCCAAGCGCTTAAAGATTCCGGTATAAAAAACTATAATATATTCAAGCACGGATTAGATTTATTCGGTTATTTCGAAACAGATGACTTAGAGGCCACCCAAAAATTTCTTGCTAAAAACGACGTCAATATACGCTGGGCAGACTATATGGCGCCGATTATGAAAGTGGATATTGATCCGTCCACTGAATTTCCATTTTTGCTGCCGCGCGTCTTTCATCACACTTGA
- a CDS encoding RpiB/LacA/LacB family sugar-phosphate isomerase — translation MKIALIMENSQAAKSEIVHNALTSVAEPAGHTVYHYGMYAANDDAQLTYVMNGILAGLLINSGAADFIVSGCGTGMGAMLALNAMPNVVCGLVIDPTDAFLFGQINDGNAISMPYAKGFGWAAELNLQDCYRKLFEVERGVGYPKERAEIMAKNRNIFSGVKAAATQDMLAVMKSIDQDLLKSAIAGEKFQDLFFANATDEPLISYVKELLAE, via the coding sequence ATGAAAATAGCCCTTATAATGGAAAACAGTCAGGCCGCTAAAAGCGAGATTGTCCACAATGCTCTTACATCAGTCGCAGAACCCGCAGGCCATACAGTTTACCATTACGGTATGTATGCGGCGAATGATGATGCGCAGCTTACATATGTTATGAATGGAATATTGGCTGGACTGCTGATAAATTCCGGTGCAGCAGATTTTATTGTCTCGGGTTGCGGCACAGGTATGGGGGCAATGCTTGCCCTAAATGCGATGCCAAATGTTGTTTGTGGACTGGTGATTGATCCTACAGATGCGTTTTTGTTTGGGCAGATTAATGATGGCAATGCTATTTCAATGCCATATGCCAAAGGCTTTGGCTGGGCGGCAGAACTTAACTTGCAGGATTGTTATCGTAAACTCTTCGAAGTTGAGCGCGGCGTTGGATACCCCAAGGAACGTGCAGAGATCATGGCAAAGAACCGTAATATCTTTAGTGGCGTCAAAGCCGCCGCAACACAAGATATGCTAGCAGTTATGAAATCAATTGATCAAGACCTGCTTAAATCTGCAATCGCAGGTGAAAAATTCCAAGATCTATTTTTCGCGAATGCGACAGATGAACCGCTTATTTCTTATGTTAAAGAGCTTTTAGCCGAATAG
- a CDS encoding sulfatase-like hydrolase/transferase — MTSKYLTSAALTLSLIALGGCAASEVAPQNSATAAPIITAPEDAPNVIFILVDDMGYGQLGVTGHPIIKTPNIDKLANDGILFTQAYSGSTVCSPSRISLMTGKDTGALHSNANTIKLRPGDRTLAHMMSGVGYKTALFGKYGIGTTFGKTDPITMGFQTWYGLLHNISAHRQYPIMMFRDNDMEFVSPNVGGAEGAYAQELFTDAAVDYINKHDDSNPFFMFLSYTSPHAELAAPEEFIAPYSGKFEEENYPGLSNPDNKPMFADYYPKPVAEPNATQAGMVAALDAYIGEVMAALETRGLAENTLVFFTSDNGPHEEGGADPIAIRASAPYRGGKRDLYDGGIHVPMIAHWPAKITEGRINDTPMAFADILPTLADLADAPKSAMKGLDSNGTSVLPIIANPDAEIAERVLYWEFAQQLGDPNSGVVGTVKQAARRGDWKVVRQREDAEIELYNIKTDKSESQNLAAEYPDIANEFKTMFDERLAD; from the coding sequence ATGACTTCTAAGTATTTGACCAGTGCCGCACTGACCTTGTCTTTGATTGCACTAGGCGGCTGCGCAGCCAGCGAAGTTGCGCCCCAAAACAGTGCGACTGCCGCGCCCATAATCACGGCACCCGAAGATGCGCCAAATGTAATCTTCATCCTTGTTGATGATATGGGCTATGGCCAATTAGGCGTGACAGGGCACCCCATTATCAAAACACCTAACATTGATAAACTTGCCAATGACGGCATTCTGTTCACACAAGCCTATTCTGGAAGCACCGTGTGTTCACCCTCACGTATTTCATTGATGACCGGCAAAGATACGGGCGCACTCCATTCAAACGCAAACACCATTAAGCTGCGACCGGGCGACAGAACGCTTGCACATATGATGAGCGGCGTAGGCTACAAAACAGCCCTTTTTGGAAAATATGGGATTGGCACAACATTTGGCAAAACTGACCCTATCACGATGGGGTTCCAAACCTGGTATGGCCTGCTCCATAATATCTCAGCTCACCGCCAATATCCGATAATGATGTTCCGTGATAATGATATGGAATTTGTTTCCCCAAATGTCGGCGGAGCCGAGGGAGCCTATGCGCAGGAGCTCTTTACCGATGCCGCCGTGGATTACATCAATAAACATGATGACAGCAATCCGTTCTTTATGTTCCTCTCTTATACCTCTCCTCACGCTGAGCTTGCAGCGCCTGAGGAGTTCATTGCCCCGTATTCTGGCAAGTTTGAGGAAGAAAACTACCCGGGCCTGTCTAACCCTGACAATAAACCGATGTTTGCGGATTATTATCCCAAGCCAGTTGCAGAGCCAAACGCGACGCAAGCTGGCATGGTGGCCGCATTAGATGCCTATATTGGCGAGGTCATGGCCGCTTTGGAAACAAGAGGGCTCGCGGAAAATACATTAGTGTTTTTCACATCGGATAACGGTCCTCATGAAGAAGGCGGCGCTGACCCGATAGCCATACGGGCCTCCGCTCCGTATCGCGGCGGAAAGCGCGACCTTTATGATGGCGGCATTCACGTGCCGATGATTGCTCATTGGCCCGCAAAAATTACAGAGGGCCGCATCAATGATACGCCGATGGCTTTTGCAGATATCCTGCCAACGCTAGCCGACTTAGCAGATGCACCGAAATCCGCCATGAAAGGGCTCGATTCCAACGGGACCTCAGTCCTTCCTATCATTGCAAACCCTGACGCTGAAATCGCCGAGCGGGTTCTCTATTGGGAGTTTGCACAACAACTCGGCGACCCAAATTCGGGCGTTGTCGGAACCGTTAAGCAAGCCGCCCGTCGCGGTGACTGGAAAGTTGTTCGCCAGCGCGAGGACGCAGAAATAGAACTCTACAATATCAAGACGGACAAGTCAGAAAGTCAGAACCTGGCAGCAGAGTATCCGGACATCGCCAATGAGTTTAAAACCATGTTTGACGAACGATTAGCGGACTAA
- a CDS encoding BNR-4 repeat-containing protein produces the protein MRKVIKPFALAGLCLTLAACSAGSETPQSDSAAAPEKTPKVSAQETNVEQPLSEAIDHVWAGQRVFFDFVEQNGHQMIAYYDANRQMSVAVRKMRDVNGAPWSYHKVPSWLGWDAHNRVEVAFDKRGFIHLTGNLHGNKLVYFRSTSPYDPRTLEKVDVMADPAVEQRMTYPEFFKGPKGELHLKYRDGSSGNGRWFYNRWNVDSKSWSRLHETVLLDGEDIRGSYPLGPIIGPDDFAHMTFTWRETPIASSNHDLSYARSRDLVNWETSDGTPIPLPIRLSTGEVIDPIPQHGGLLNGRHPIGFDAKNRVLVTYQKYDENNLSQVYIARRDADGWRVQKVSSWTDLRVDLDKSGALDLPLLNNSPAYLNKAGQIVVPATLRGTLWEWTLDPSDLSVISSETREAGFPNAVTAYDADNDIPQRVIPLMIDQSTKSSEYYLSWEALQPNRDQARPNIPPASTLRVHRIPQ, from the coding sequence ATGAGGAAGGTAATAAAACCCTTTGCTTTAGCAGGACTATGCCTGACCCTAGCGGCTTGTTCAGCAGGCTCTGAAACACCCCAATCAGACTCTGCAGCCGCGCCTGAAAAAACACCTAAAGTTTCGGCACAAGAAACAAATGTCGAGCAGCCCTTATCCGAAGCCATTGATCACGTTTGGGCGGGGCAGCGCGTCTTTTTCGATTTCGTTGAGCAAAATGGCCATCAAATGATTGCCTATTACGATGCCAATCGGCAGATGAGCGTCGCTGTGCGAAAAATGAGAGATGTGAACGGGGCCCCTTGGAGCTATCACAAAGTACCAAGCTGGCTCGGATGGGATGCACATAATCGCGTCGAGGTAGCCTTTGATAAGCGCGGCTTTATTCACCTGACAGGTAATCTGCATGGGAACAAACTGGTCTACTTCCGATCCACTTCGCCTTATGATCCCCGAACCTTGGAAAAAGTTGATGTTATGGCCGACCCGGCGGTCGAGCAGCGCATGACCTATCCAGAGTTTTTCAAAGGCCCTAAGGGAGAGTTGCATCTCAAATATAGAGATGGCTCAAGCGGTAACGGACGGTGGTTTTATAATCGCTGGAATGTCGACTCAAAGAGCTGGTCACGCCTACACGAAACCGTCCTCTTGGATGGGGAAGATATTAGAGGCTCCTACCCTCTGGGTCCCATTATTGGCCCGGACGATTTTGCCCATATGACATTCACATGGCGAGAGACGCCGATTGCCTCATCTAATCATGACCTGTCCTATGCCCGCAGCCGTGATTTGGTAAATTGGGAGACGTCTGATGGCACCCCGATTCCCCTTCCCATTCGACTTTCCACAGGTGAAGTCATTGACCCTATCCCTCAGCATGGCGGCTTGTTAAACGGACGGCACCCTATTGGTTTTGACGCGAAAAACCGTGTCTTGGTCACCTATCAAAAATATGATGAGAATAATCTCAGCCAAGTCTATATCGCCAGACGTGATGCCGATGGTTGGCGGGTACAAAAGGTTTCCAGTTGGACTGATTTACGCGTGGACCTCGATAAGAGCGGCGCGTTGGACCTCCCCTTGTTAAATAATTCGCCGGCCTATTTAAATAAAGCCGGACAAATTGTTGTACCCGCAACGCTGCGCGGCACACTCTGGGAGTGGACACTTGATCCCTCCGATTTGTCTGTCATATCTTCTGAAACACGGGAAGCCGGTTTTCCGAACGCCGTTACGGCTTATGACGCAGATAATGACATTCCCCAGCGCGTTATTCCGTTAATGATTGATCAATCCACAAAGTCATCCGAATATTATCTCAGCTGGGAAGCCTTACAGCCCAATCGAGATCAAGCCCGGCCCAATATACCCCCCGCCTCAACCCTTCGCGTTCATCGCATTCCGCAATAA
- a CDS encoding cytosine permease, whose product MSEFDRTPVAPESLQSGRYFAASYAGEHVAGTEFVIGALFVSFGLGAVDVIVGLVFGNLLAVLTWALVCAPIATDTRLTLYAYLEKIAGPHFIKVYSIVNGALFCILAGAMITVSASAIRILFGLDAQTGLFPTDLRFILIALSVGAVVAFAAIKGFKFVAKFAEVAAPWMIAMFFVGALATLPALISATPGLDGVGSSSDLMTLLGSSVFVDRGTDITMWHVIAFTWGANLAFHGGLGDMTILRFARNKAYGWYSSLGMFIGHFAAWIAAGIMGAGAAYVMKTPLTELDAGGVAFQALGAVGILAVVIAGWTTSNPTIYRAGLAFQSLNPKWSRERVTLIVGAITAVIACSPFVFSQLLGFLGIMAVIMAPIGAIIFAEHFLFKRLGLTRYWRVSRGDKLNLPAAITWAGTALFAYVLGSVFGIHIFFLFIPTWFAALILYPVLSSMMGAKSVDTQILDDMERAEKDRKLTEAEAIRTFKSENGHKRPFIETLLLLTAALALIVCFYLGIKAAGGSTSTGFKSAIIWPTAIYFVAATVLVFIHKDKSETAS is encoded by the coding sequence GTGAGCGAATTTGATAGAACACCAGTAGCGCCGGAATCTTTACAATCAGGCCGGTATTTTGCCGCCTCATATGCGGGCGAGCATGTTGCGGGTACGGAATTTGTCATCGGTGCTCTCTTCGTGTCCTTTGGTTTGGGTGCTGTTGATGTTATCGTTGGTCTAGTTTTCGGTAATCTATTGGCTGTTTTAACGTGGGCCTTAGTCTGCGCCCCCATTGCCACCGATACGCGGCTTACACTCTATGCATACTTGGAGAAAATTGCGGGCCCACATTTCATCAAAGTATATAGTATCGTAAACGGGGCGCTTTTCTGCATTCTGGCTGGGGCTATGATTACAGTGTCAGCTAGCGCAATCCGAATACTGTTTGGATTAGACGCTCAAACAGGGTTATTCCCAACTGACTTACGGTTTATCCTGATAGCCCTTAGCGTCGGCGCCGTTGTCGCCTTCGCAGCCATCAAAGGTTTCAAATTCGTCGCAAAGTTTGCTGAAGTCGCCGCGCCCTGGATGATAGCCATGTTTTTCGTCGGCGCGCTAGCCACGCTCCCTGCCCTGATAAGTGCAACGCCCGGCCTAGACGGCGTTGGTTCCTCCTCTGACCTCATGACTTTATTGGGGTCTAGTGTTTTTGTGGACCGCGGCACAGATATCACGATGTGGCATGTGATCGCCTTTACATGGGGCGCGAACTTGGCCTTCCACGGCGGACTGGGCGATATGACAATTTTACGATTTGCACGAAATAAAGCCTACGGATGGTATTCTTCATTGGGTATGTTCATTGGCCATTTCGCTGCCTGGATTGCGGCTGGTATAATGGGCGCTGGCGCCGCTTATGTTATGAAAACCCCGCTTACAGAGCTTGATGCAGGCGGCGTGGCCTTTCAAGCGCTAGGCGCTGTGGGCATCCTCGCCGTTGTCATCGCGGGCTGGACGACCTCCAACCCCACTATTTACCGGGCGGGCCTCGCCTTTCAATCGCTCAATCCCAAATGGTCAAGAGAGCGCGTAACCCTAATCGTTGGCGCGATCACGGCCGTTATCGCGTGCTCACCCTTTGTTTTTTCTCAACTATTGGGGTTTCTCGGGATTATGGCCGTCATAATGGCCCCGATAGGCGCGATTATCTTTGCCGAACATTTTTTGTTCAAACGTCTAGGCTTAACACGGTATTGGCGGGTAAGCCGCGGCGACAAGCTAAACCTACCTGCCGCCATAACATGGGCTGGCACGGCGCTTTTTGCCTATGTCCTCGGCAGTGTATTTGGTATTCATATCTTCTTCCTGTTCATACCAACTTGGTTCGCTGCTTTGATACTCTACCCCGTTCTGTCTTCAATGATGGGCGCTAAGTCCGTCGATACGCAAATTTTAGATGACATGGAGCGCGCTGAAAAAGACCGTAAGCTGACTGAGGCTGAAGCCATAAGAACGTTTAAGTCTGAGAATGGGCACAAACGTCCTTTTATCGAAACGTTACTGCTGCTGACCGCCGCACTCGCCCTTATTGTCTGTTTTTATCTAGGCATCAAAGCGGCAGGTGGTTCAACCTCAACTGGGTTTAAGTCTGCCATAATTTGGCCGACCGCTATTTATTTCGTAGCCGCGACAGTCTTGGTCTTTATCCACAAAGATAAATCAGAAACCGCAAGTTAG